Within Bdellovibrio bacteriovorus HD100, the genomic segment GCTGACATCATCGTCGATTTGCCATTCCCGGGCGAATTCGAAGGTGACGTTGTCACGGCACCGGCAACTCCTCCGGCCCCGCCGGCGGAAGACACGACTCAGACTCAACCCACAACAACGCCTGCAGCTCCCACAGCGCCCGTACAAACCGAATACAAGGGTGAACTTACCATCACCTCGATGTCGCGCAAATCCGGCGGCGCCACTTACAAGATCAAACTGCAGCGTTCAACCATCCTGAACCGTCTTGAGATGGTGATTGAAGCCCACAAACTGAAGATTCACTCTGCCTCCCTGATCACCGAAAGTGGCCAGGAAGTTTCCGTGCGCGAATTCAAGGACAGCCGTGTGCTTTCCACTTGGGAGTCACTGACGTCAGAAAATCTGAATCTGTCCGACCGTGTGGTTTCCATCGAACTGGTCGCTGAATCTTATGGTGGGGCGGCGAACGTCCGCCTGCGTGCCATCGGCGCCACCGAGGTTCCTCGTCTGACATTGCAACAGGTGATTGAACCCGTTGCTGCCACTCCGGCGACTCCTCCGGCTCCGACCAACCCGGCCCCGGTTCAAGCTCTGCCGTCTGTTCCAAACAGCCGTCCTGAGGCCATCGCCAAAGGCACAAAGATTGTGTATTCCGGCTCTTACGTCGGCACCATCACGCAGGTTTTGGGCGGCGGTAAAGTTCGCGCCACACTGGATGGTTACAGTGGAACCCACGATCTTGATATTCGGGACATCGGCACCCAAACAGCGTGTCTGGATGGCCTGTGCGGCGGATACAACATTTTGTATTCCGATAGCTATAGTGGCGTAATCAAAGAGGTATTCTCGAACAGGAAAGCACGCGTGGTGCTGGATGGTTATTCCGGTTTGCACATCGTGAGCTTGAGTGAAATTGCCAAATCCGTCGACTGCCATCAGAACTTCTGCATCAACCGTCAGGCGATCTATAGCAATTCCTACGATGCTACCATCAAAAAGCTCTTCACCAACGGCAAAGCTCAGGTCACCTTGGCCGGGTATTCCGGAATGCACATCGTAAGCCTGTCCGAACTTGCCAGTTCGATTCAGTGTTCGCGTGAACTTTGTGTCGGCGATTCTGTGATGTACAACAACACCACCAAGGCCAAGCTTCTAAAGGTATATTCCAACGGCAAGGTGCAGGTGACCATCGAAGGTTATTCCGGCACTCATATGATCAGTATCTCAGAGATTTCCCGCCCAACACGTTGTCTTGAAGGCGTCTGTGCCGGTGACTCCCTGATGTACGACCGCACGATGGAAGCCAAGGTCATTGAAGTCTATAACAACAGACAGGCCCTGGTCACAATTGAAGGCTATAACGGAACTCACACCGTCGCGATCAGTTCACTAAGCAAGAAAATCACCTGCGCCAGCGGCATCTGCGCGGGCGATCAAATGATGTATGATTTCACCATGAAGGCCAAGGTCATTAAGGTTTATAGCAATGGCCAGGCAATGGTGCGCATCGAAGGTTATAGCAGCACTCACACGGTCTCTTTAACCAGCCTGACAAAAGCTGTTTCCTGCTCCAAGGGTATTTGCGCCGGAGACCGAATTGTCTATGATCGCACCTACACGGGCAAAGTGATTTCCGTGTTTGGCAACGGCACCGCCCAAGTCACCTTGAACGGCTACTCAGGCACTCACAACGTCAGCGTGAACAGCCTGGTGAAAGTAAAATAAAATATTTCAAAAAGCCCACAGCAAAAAACACTGTGGGCTTTTTGTTTCCGGATCTTGGTAGGGTCTGCCTTTATTTCATCCATTTAAAACAGCATATGGACGATTCGTAACTCCCCAAAAATAGCGCCTCTTTGGAAACTGGGTTCAGTCACAAGGAGGAATGCCCGTGGCAGAAGATCTTCTTTTCATTGCCGATGACTTGGCAGAAAGATCCGCCAAAGGGCGCCTGCGCTCCAGACTTCTGCGCGACAATTCCGTTGAAATTGCAAGAAAATGGGGTCTGAAGATCGAGTATCTTTACGTTGTCGACCTCAAGATTCCGTTGTTTAAGAAACAACAGTTCAAAATTCTCAAAGAGAACTTCGATGCGATCAAAGGTTCAGTCGAAGAAAAGTACCGAAAAGAGAAAATCCCGGCAGAGATCAACATCCTTTATGGAATCCCCGCGGAAGAAATATTAAAAAGTGTGCGCCTGGCCAACGAAGCAAGACTCCTGCTGATCGGCACTCAAGGCAGAAAAGGCATAAAAAAGCTGCTCATGGGAAGTGTCGCGGAAGAAGTCCTGCGCAACACCTCCACCCCCGTTCTTGTGCTGGGCCCCAAGGCCCAGGAAAAGCGTAAGGTCCTGCAAATCAGTGAAAAAATGAAAGTGCTGTTTCTGACAGATTTCAGTGACAGCAGCGATGCCGCTGAGAGCTTTCTGATAAGTTTCTGCAGCAAATTCAAATGTCCCGTGCTGATTGCTCATAGTGTGGGGGAGCAAATTTCACGAATACGCCAAAGCCTTCTGGCTGCCGGTGACGTCCCG encodes:
- a CDS encoding beta-sandwich domain-containing protein — protein: MKRSGLAAFMALLSLTHNAARADIIVDLPFPGEFEGDVVTAPATPPAPPAEDTTQTQPTTTPAAPTAPVQTEYKGELTITSMSRKSGGATYKIKLQRSTILNRLEMVIEAHKLKIHSASLITESGQEVSVREFKDSRVLSTWESLTSENLNLSDRVVSIELVAESYGGAANVRLRAIGATEVPRLTLQQVIEPVAATPATPPAPTNPAPVQALPSVPNSRPEAIAKGTKIVYSGSYVGTITQVLGGGKVRATLDGYSGTHDLDIRDIGTQTACLDGLCGGYNILYSDSYSGVIKEVFSNRKARVVLDGYSGLHIVSLSEIAKSVDCHQNFCINRQAIYSNSYDATIKKLFTNGKAQVTLAGYSGMHIVSLSELASSIQCSRELCVGDSVMYNNTTKAKLLKVYSNGKVQVTIEGYSGTHMISISEISRPTRCLEGVCAGDSLMYDRTMEAKVIEVYNNRQALVTIEGYNGTHTVAISSLSKKITCASGICAGDQMMYDFTMKAKVIKVYSNGQAMVRIEGYSSTHTVSLTSLTKAVSCSKGICAGDRIVYDRTYTGKVISVFGNGTAQVTLNGYSGTHNVSVNSLVKVK
- a CDS encoding universal stress protein, with translation MAEDLLFIADDLAERSAKGRLRSRLLRDNSVEIARKWGLKIEYLYVVDLKIPLFKKQQFKILKENFDAIKGSVEEKYRKEKIPAEINILYGIPAEEILKSVRLANEARLLLIGTQGRKGIKKLLMGSVAEEVLRNTSTPVLVLGPKAQEKRKVLQISEKMKVLFLTDFSDSSDAAESFLISFCSKFKCPVLIAHSVGEQISRIRQSLLAAGDVPLDIERMFNQMTEDAQRDLQRKTRDFQKKGLKATSHLFVKEERLEASLKSLLAKMDLVVMGTRGRNKVLSSFVGSTARDLILNSPVPVVAIRNEED